Within Saccharomycodes ludwigii strain NBRC 1722 chromosome IV, whole genome shotgun sequence, the genomic segment tggCCACTACATGTGattattttgttactaAGGTTTACAAGGATAGGGTGAAATGATCTATAAATGGCATTGACTGAGCGCAATGATAATGCTAATAATCATAAATATATAGTAGTTTACACATGTACATAGTGATTAATGAATAAATTAAGGTTTATTTAACTATCTTGTAATCGTATATTGTAAACACAGTAGTTATCAATACCATCAacagaattattattatgatagCCTATTAGCACaccatttaaatatataaaagaagttaaaaaagaagtcAAAACATAAGAGTAATATGGCCttataacttttttgaCTTcggtttttattatgtaaaAGGGAAGCCAGCCGCCTTCCGATTCCTAGATTACCAGAATTAAGTTacaaaagaattatttttagtaagGGAAATTAACtctgtttttaaatataaagggaggaaaattcaataagacaaaagaaaaaaaaaaaaaaaaaaaaaaaatgtatgtaataaaaagaaggaaataaaaatgaaaagaattataaaaatagctATAAACAAAGTCTACTTATCctaaaaggaaaattaCCTTGTTCAATAATGATTTAGAGAGTCTATTCTTAGTACATCTGCGTATTGGAcgaaagaaagaaagaaaataaaaaaaaataaaaaaaaaaagtagctCAATAGAATGTcgtttgtttttaaaagattaagCAGTACCGCTACTCCAATAAGGAAAACTGCTTTATATGAATTGCACACCTCATTGGGCGGTACTATGGTTCCCTTTGCGGGTTATTCTATGCCAGTAAAGTATGCCAAACAGACTCACATTCAATCCCACAATTGGACAAGAGAACACGCTGGATTATTTGATGTTTCTCATATGTTACAAAGCTCTCTAAGTGGTCCAGAAGCTACCAAGTTTTTACATAAGATAACGCCAACAGATTTTTCTAAAGTGCCATTAAATCAAGGTACGTTGAGCGTCTTATTACTACCTGAAACTGGTGGTATTGTTGATGATACTTTGATTactaaacaaaaagatGATCAATACTACATTGTTACCAATGCTGGTTGTATTGAACAAGACACGAAATTTTTTAGAAATCAACTAAAAGATTCTGGTTTTAATTGTAATTGGGAACCTATTTCTGGCAGAGCCTTGTTAGCGCTACAGGGACCAACGGCTCATTTAGCTTTGAAGAAActtgttaaaaatagtgATGGATTAgatcatttatttttcggTTGCCgcaaaaattttcaattgaaCAATGGTGTGGATGTAGAAATTGCTAGGTGTGGCTACACTGGTGAAGATGGATTTGAGATTTCTATTCCAAATGAGAAAAGTATGGAATTTGCTGAGGCCTTGCTAAGGGATGCAGAAGTTGAACCAATCGGACTAGCCGCTAGAGACAGTCTAAGATTGGAAGCCGGAATGTGTTTGTACGGACATGAGTTAAACACCGATATCACACCAGTAGAGGCTTCATTAAACTGGGTTATATCTAAAAGTAGAAGGGGAGAAGGAGGAAGTTGTACTGAAAAGTTCAATGGGTTCTCAAAGATCATGgatcaattaaataataaaagctACAATAGAGTTAGAGTTGGGTTTCAGTATTTGACAAGGGGTGCAGCTGCCAGACACGAAACAAGAATATTTGATGCTGATGGGAAAAGGGAGATTGGTGTAGTTACTAGTGGAAGTGCGTCTCCATCCTTGCAACACACAAACATTGGTCAAGCTTTCGTAGAAAGAGGTTTACATAAAAAGGGTACTAAATTAACTGTTCAAGTTAGAAACAGATTTTACCCGATTGAAATTGTACGCATGCCATTTGTACCAACTCATTATTACAAACCAAATTACTAAgggtcttttttttttttcacaatTGTCgctattcttttttttttctttttccattttaatACATTTTCACatactttattatatatgtcaatgtttagaaaattaatttaatatctatacataaagtaaaatttattttattattattattattaatttttttttttttcctcttggATAATACCGACTTCTTCCCCCTCCCTTTTCAAGTTTATTTGAAACTTGAGTGATAAATCATCAgactttatattttaattatgaTTGGTAAAGAGGTCATtcattttaattgttttaagCAGCTGTTTTATAAGATTTGGcaaggttttttttttttctgtataAAGGTTATTTTAGATATGTAtaagatttatttttataaacgaTTGTTcaggaaaaataaaatggaaaataaaatggaaaataaaatggaaaaataaaatgagaaaaaaagaaaaaaaaaaaacttccGCTTCCGGTATCCGACATTTTCCGGTAGTACACGTAAActcctttttaatttttaatttttaattttttttttaataaagaaacaaaaaaaatgacgGCGTTATTTTataggaaaaagaaaaaaagtggGATTCGCACCACAGCTTTCTAActtgataaatttttatatggCTCATTCATAAAATAATGCTACATCCAAATAACTTTAACGATATCCCCTCctacttttcttttttttctttttttttcgataATTTCTggtaaaactttttataaaaCTTTCAAAGACTCAGTCCAAcagttttatatatataagggTCGAGTATCTAATCATTCTTATAATgttacatttttattttttaattttttcttttttcccttcttttcaattctaattttaatttttatctttttgagAGAAAAATCCcgatggaaaaaaaagtaacagaaaaagaaaattacaagatttttttttaaatatagaTGTTTTAATCATTACGTCTATCActaaactaaaaaaagcGAAGtacatacaaaaaaaaaaacatctcCTCCACCCCCTTCCTTTCCTTCAAAcgaaagttttttttttaaatattttattacattTTATTAGGTTTTGACATAAACTATAAATAGGAACAATAGTAACACCGATAACCAAAAGATTATCCTAAGATACAACCAGCATAAATGAATCATCTGCACTCGGaagaagataataatagctCTAGAATGTCTATATCGCAAAGTATAGTGTCATCCATAGAGAGATATGATGCTAATGACTATAGCGAAAATTTGCAGAATAACATAAAAGATCAGCAGCCCACTCAATACTATGCTAATAATGCTAGCCATGATGAAAACGATAATATCGGCAAGGGTGCTGAGCCTACCGATGAAAACCTATCGTTAGAAAAATCTGTAACcaatttaagaaaaaacaaagagcTTTTAGTGCccagaaagaaaagaagaggatTATTAGCTCAGTTAGCAATTGTGCCTGAATATAAAGATGCTCGAGATTATCCACCTGCAGTTAAGAagtttattgtttttctaGTGGCATATGCTTCTATCATGGGTCCTATGGGTACTTCAATCATTTTCCCCTGTATAAACGAGATTGTCGAAGACTTCAATACAACAACTATTAAAGTTAATGTTTCGGTTGGTATCTATTTATTAAGTTTGGGTATTTTCCCATTATGGTGGAGTAGTATTTCCGAATTTCGTGGCAGAAGAACGGTTTACGTAATTTCTTTTACTCTATTGTTTGCTTTTAATATTGGCTGTGGTCTTTGTAAAAATATCgaaagttttattatacTAAGAGTGTTATGTGGTGGGTCCAGTGCCAGTGTTCAAAGTGTGGGTGCTGGTACCATTGCTGATTTATATGCTCCCGAGCAAAGGGGTAAGAATTTAGggttatattatttaggCCCATTGATGGCCCCGCTTTTATCACCAATTTTTGGGTCATTATTAGTTAACAGATGGAGTTGGAAATCTACTCAGTGGTTTATGGTTATTTTAGCTGGGGTTAACGtgattttattgattttactGTTACCGGAAACTTTAAGACTTCAAGATAACAAACAAGCCATTATAAATGCATTAAGAGAAAGGAAAGAGGCTAGTAGAAAACATAATTTAGAAgtagcagcagcagcagcggCAGCAGCATCAAATTCATCTACTTCAACTTCTACTGCTGTTTCGGAAGAAGATGTcgaatattttaaaatgcACATcaacgataataataaaactgcCACTACTAAATATAAAGATGACGAAGAGGAAACAGGCAACaattataacaataacggCAAGAAGAAAGACCACGACCAAGTCAATATTGATGAACGTGTTATTGAGAGGGTTTTAACATCTAATAGAGAGAATACTCTAACAAACGAAGAATACAACGAAGACAATAACAGCGAGGACGAACAAAATCTCCCACCTATTTTAGATCCCTTAACCCCGCAAATCACCAAGATAACAACACGCAACAGACATGATATCAACCTAGAAAAGGAGTTGCGCGAACAAAACATGGAAAAAGTGCTAACAGAAATAGACGTGGAAATAGGACAGGAACAAGAAACTAATGAAGATActgaagaaaagaaatctAATTGGAAACACACGTTATACATTTATCTGATAAAACCTTTGAAATCAGTTGTTTTCTTGAAGTATCCTCCCGTTGCGTTAGCTATTGCATTCTCCTCAATCACATTTTCATGTGTGTATTTTGTGAACATAACAGTGGAGTATTCATATTCAAGATCCCCATATAATTTCAGACCGCTATATATCGGTCTATTATATATTCCAAATTCTGTCACCTATATTTTAGCCTCTATTTTTGGTGGTAAGTGGGTTGACCAACTATTGGTTgactacaaaaaaaaacacggATATTTGGCTCCACAGGCTCGTATTTCTTATAATGTTGTTGCGTCAGTTATTGCATTCCCTGTATCGTTGATTATATTTGGTTGGTGTTTGgataaaaaacaacactGGGTTACACCATTGGTTGGGACTGCGTTGTTTGGGTTTGCATCGATGATGACTATCGGTGCCGTTGTTTCTTATTTAGTTGATTCCTTGCCTGGAAGAGGTGCCACCGGTGTTGCATTGAATAACTTAATTAGGCAGATTTTTGCTGCAGTTGCTGTGTTTGTCGATGAACCAATGCTTCTAGGTATGACAACAGGCTGGGCTTTCACAATGTTAGcatttattgttttgggTAGTAGTGTGGTTTTAATTAtcttaaagaaaaaaagtgacTATTGGAGCGAGCATTATGATTTAGAACACTTGTATGAAATTGTTTCAAGATGAGCTTTTTATCTCAATTATATATCATATATACTttcatataattttaatacatacatatatatatatatatatatatcggaaacttttattttgatttcctttaatatttcattaaagagattaattatttttgatttttgaaagttaaataaaatttttagatCAAATTTATCATGGCTTGAAGTTATTTTAAGGTTTTTgctttttctaaattaaaaaaaaaaaaagctattagaaatttttttttttcatttctcctctgaaaatcttttttccacgtttaaaaaaaaaaaaaaaaaaaaaaaaaaaaggagttGGTGTTTACCACTTTTGAATTATCTTACACTATCATTCAAAAATTCTCTATAAGCTTAAATCTTAAATTCCactttataaaaaattatcttgaaaagaaaaaagggaaaaaagatACTCTACCTTCAAAAGCCAAAGGAACTTCTTATCAATAAAACTAGGTATAATATGGatgcattaaaaaaaataatcaaatatataataacgTTCTTAGTTATTGTAGTTTTCCTTTATAATgcctttattattacatttTCGCAGCTatttattaacttttttttctcaaaaaatccaataaaaagacaagaatctttaaatttaacTAAGAAAAGATTTATTCTGTTATTAGTTACCATCTACAGTGTAGTGGCTCACTCCAAAATACGTTTAACTATTGACACGACTACTATTAATCCAAATGCTATTGCATTGGATCCAAAAactaaattaataaaaacacatTTGGCCTCTACCTCAGTCATAATGTCAAATCATCAGATATATACGGATTGGGTTTTCTTATGGTGGATTACCTATACGTCTAACCTAGCTGGATCTGTATATATTATGCTGAAAAAATCTTTGGAATATATTCCAATTTTAGGTTACGGTATGAGAAATTATAGGTTTATTTTCATGAGCAGGAAGTGGAATCTGGATAAAGTCAATTTACATAATCATTTGACCGAATTGAACACGGATGCCTTAGGATGCGGTAGGCTAAGTGGAAATTTACCTAAAAGAGTTTCCATTGAGGGAGAATTTGATTGGGGCCAGAATACCGTTAGCAATCTAAATAGTATTCATTGGCCATACAgcttaattttatttcccGAAGGTACTAATTTAAGTGAGCATACCAGATCAAAAAGCGCCCAATttgctaaaaaaattgatctTGAACCCTATGAGAATGTCCTAGTGCCACACACAACTGGGATACGAGAAGTATTATTGAAGTTGAGACAGAGCTGTGAATATGTTTATGATTCTACCATAGGTTACTCCGCTGTGAAGAAAGAAGAGTATGGCCAGGATGTTTATAAAttgtttgatatttttttgaagggGAAAGCTCCCAAAATTGTAGATATTCATATGAGAGCATTCAAATTATCTGACATTCCAATAGACGACGAAGAAGAATTCAATGATTggatatttaatatatggAGAGAAAAAGATGCCTTtatgaattattattaccagaATGGTGACTTCAGTACTTTGCCAAATACTAAGTCAATAACCAGTATTTGCGGGGTTACCACATATGAATATATtgcaatattatttttgccaGTAACCACAACTGTATTGCTATTTGGTGTTATTTTAAAGAAGTTGTgtccatttttttaaacaaaaatagaaGGGCTTGTtacattttcttttttctctctctctctctctctctctcactcactcttttcttctttttatttaagtTACATATGTTTATCAAATAAAGTATTTAACACATGTGGATTtcagcaaaaaaaagaacaataataagaagaataataataataaataaataatattattcttattattacaattttataatattatttttaatatcatcCCAGTCCTTATCTGTTAATtcttgatattttttatagttACGCAGAAAATATAGTGTTTCATTATTACCTGAACCATGTGGTAACATTTGGTTACTGTAGCTggtctttttaattttatgatTATCGGTATGCTCAATTTCATCAACAAATTTAACAAATACAGGTAGAGCATACTTAGGCAAATTCTTATTTAATGTTTCCagaattttgtttaaaaattcaacaCGTTGTTCAACACTTTGAAAATTAGACccatcttttttcaaactgATACATGCAAACCCACATTTACCTTcgaaatttaaaactttcaaaccaacaacaactaTTTCATCAATACACTTTTCACCAAGAGCAGTATGCATAAATTGGTCCTCAACTTCCTTTGTAGAAACGTTTTCCGATTTCCATCTAAAAGTATCACCCATTCTATCGACAAAATACCACAATCCATACTTATCACTTTTCAACAAGTCACCGGATCTGTACCAAGCGTCTCCATTACGAAACACATCTCTTAAAACTTTAGAATCAGTAGCACTTTTATTGCCTAAATAGCCCTGGAAAGAAGTCTCTGGCTTTTtcggaaaaaaaatcctCATCAAAACTTCTCCTGGCTCACCAATCTCAGGATCTCTACATAATCCATCTTGAGGATCTCTATACACTTTGGCACTATCATTTGGATCCATTTTAACTAACCTTTGCTCGTAAGATAAAAACCAAGTTACCAATGGTCCGTAATTTCTGCAAGCACCAACACCAAAATCTCCTGTTTGATAGGAGGTTGTAGCAAATGGTGCTTCGGTGGAGGCATAAAATTCACCAATAACAGGGatattaaatctttttttaaaatcagtCCATATATCGGGACGTAAACCATTACCATAAGCAATTTTCACGTTATGTAACTGTTCATATTGGCTGGGCTTTGTATTCAATAAGTAACGACAAATTTCACCAACGTATTGGACATGGGTGGCCTTTGTTAGATAAACTTGTTTCCAAAACGTACTTGCGCTGAATTTATGAGATAACGCGACACAGCCACCCTGAGAAAAGACTGCACAAACACCCAATAATGCAGCTGTTGAATGATATAGAGGCATTGCAGTGAAAACAACACTGTTTTTTCCATTCATATGGTAAATACGACCAAATAGACTGCAACCCAAACAAGCTTTGCGCCATGACATAATGGCTGATTTCGGTAACCCTGTTGTACCACTTGTATAAATTAAACAGGCAGGACTGTAGTCAGTCAAAGTTTTGGGCGATCTTATCTTATCTGACTGTCTAAACTTAGGATACTTTTCTGCGTTAAACAATACATTGGAATATAAGCTGTCTTCATTGATTTCATGTAACTTAATATAGGGGAAATTTTGCATAATATCTGGCTTATTCAGGGTAAATACGTCAATAGTTTCAGGATCAATTAAAACATGTTTAATGTTGGCAATCTTTAAGGAATGAATTAATGGTGCACCAGTTGAGTTGTAATTCATAAAAGCTGGGATGGCACCCAAATTCCATAAAGccaaccaaaaaaaaataaaagttggCTTATTGGTGTAGTACATTCCTACAATTTCAGCTTCTTTGATATTCAAATCGTTGTGTAAATAATAGGATAGTCTTAAAACAATATCATAAACTTCTTTATAGGTGTATTGTTCAATATTGAAATCACCATTGGCTTGTAAGTTAGGATAGACTAAACATAATTTCTTAGGGTGTTTAGAAACCTTCGATTCGAAGATGTACCAATATTGGaattttttggtaataatTAATGACTTTATGTATGAAAATAGTGCTatgaaaaaataaggaGCAATGTGGAAATCTTCTCTTAATCTTGTTTTTGAATCA encodes:
- the GCV1 gene encoding glycine decarboxylase subunit T (similar to Saccharomyces cerevisiae YDR019C | GCV1 | GlyCine cleaVage) — translated: MSFVFKRLSSTATPIRKTALYELHTSLGGTMVPFAGYSMPVKYAKQTHIQSHNWTREHAGLFDVSHMLQSSLSGPEATKFLHKITPTDFSKVPLNQGTLSVLLLPETGGIVDDTLITKQKDDQYYIVTNAGCIEQDTKFFRNQLKDSGFNCNWEPISGRALLALQGPTAHLALKKLVKNSDGLDHLFFGCRKNFQLNNGVDVEIARCGYTGEDGFEISIPNEKSMEFAEALLRDAEVEPIGLAARDSLRLEAGMCLYGHELNTDITPVEASLNWVISKSRRGEGGSCTEKFNGFSKIMDQLNNKSYNRVRVGFQYLTRGAAARHETRIFDADGKREIGVVTSGSASPSLQHTNIGQAFVERGLHKKGTKLTVQVRNRFYPIEIVRMPFVPTHYYKPNY
- the QDR3 gene encoding Qdr3p (similar to Saccharomyces cerevisiae YBR043C | QDR3 | QuiniDine Resistance), which gives rise to MNHLHSEEDNNSSRMSISQSIVSSIERYDANDYSENLQNNIKDQQPTQYYANNASHDENDNIGKGAEPTDENLSLEKSVTNLRKNKELLVPRKKRRGLLAQLAIVPEYKDARDYPPAVKKFIVFLVAYASIMGPMGTSIIFPCINEIVEDFNTTTIKVNVSVGIYLLSLGIFPLWWSSISEFRGRRTVYVISFTLLFAFNIGCGLCKNIESFIILRVLCGGSSASVQSVGAGTIADLYAPEQRGKNLGLYYLGPLMAPLLSPIFGSLLVNRWSWKSTQWFMVILAGVNVILLILLLPETLRLQDNKQAIINALRERKEASRKHNLEVAAAAAAAASNSSTSTSTAVSEEDVEYFKMHINDNNKTATTKYKDDEEETGNNYNNNGKKKDHDQVNIDERVIERVLTSNRENTLTNEEYNEDNNSEDEQNLPPILDPLTPQITKITTRNRHDINLEKELREQNMEKVLTEIDVEIGQEQETNEDTEEKKSNWKHTLYIYLIKPLKSVVFLKYPPVALAIAFSSITFSCVYFVNITVEYSYSRSPYNFRPLYIGLLYIPNSVTYILASIFGGKWVDQLLVDYKKKHGYLAPQARISYNVVASVIAFPVSLIIFGWCLDKKQHWVTPLVGTALFGFASMMTIGAVVSYLVDSLPGRGATGVALNNLIRQIFAAVAVFVDEPMLLGMTTGWAFTMLAFIVLGSSVVLIILKKKSDYWSEHYDLEHLYEIVSR
- a CDS encoding lysophospholipid acyltransferase family protein (similar to Saccharomyces cerevisiae YBR042C | CST26 | Chromosome STability (paralog of YDR018C | probable membrane protein with three predicted transmembrane domains)), translated to MDALKKIIKYIITFLVIVVFLYNAFIITFSQLFINFFFSKNPIKRQESLNLTKKRFILLLVTIYSVVAHSKIRLTIDTTTINPNAIALDPKTKLIKTHLASTSVIMSNHQIYTDWVFLWWITYTSNLAGSVYIMLKKSLEYIPILGYGMRNYRFIFMSRKWNLDKVNLHNHLTELNTDALGCGRLSGNLPKRVSIEGEFDWGQNTVSNLNSIHWPYSLILFPEGTNLSEHTRSKSAQFAKKIDLEPYENVLVPHTTGIREVLLKLRQSCEYVYDSTIGYSAVKKEEYGQDVYKLFDIFLKGKAPKIVDIHMRAFKLSDIPIDDEEEFNDWIFNIWREKDAFMNYYYQNGDFSTLPNTKSITSICGVTTYEYIAILFLPVTTTVLLFGVILKKLCPFF
- the FAT1 gene encoding long-chain fatty acid transporter FAT1 (similar to Saccharomyces cerevisiae YBR041W | FAT1 | FATty acid transporter) — encoded protein: MFKIILKLIKTLLFPILTLLHWITKNYSHIFANLYDYFDSKTRLREDFHIAPYFFIALFSYIKSLIITKKFQYWYIFESKVSKHPKKLCLVYPNLQANGDFNIEQYTYKEVYDIVLRLSYYLHNDLNIKEAEIVGMYYTNKPTFIFFWLALWNLGAIPAFMNYNSTGAPLIHSLKIANIKHVLIDPETIDVFTLNKPDIMQNFPYIKLHEINEDSLYSNVLFNAEKYPKFRQSDKIRSPKTLTDYSPACLIYTSGTTGLPKSAIMSWRKACLGCSLFGRIYHMNGKNSVVFTAMPLYHSTAALLGVCAVFSQGGCVALSHKFSASTFWKQVYLTKATHVQYVGEICRYLLNTKPSQYEQLHNVKIAYGNGLRPDIWTDFKKRFNIPVIGEFYASTEAPFATTSYQTGDFGVGACRNYGPLVTWFLSYEQRLVKMDPNDSAKVYRDPQDGLCRDPEIGEPGEVLMRIFFPKKPETSFQGYLGNKSATDSKVLRDVFRNGDAWYRSGDLLKSDKYGLWYFVDRMGDTFRWKSENVSTKEVEDQFMHTALGEKCIDEIVVVGLKVLNFEGKCGFACISLKKDGSNFQSVEQRVEFLNKILETLNKNLPKYALPVFVKFVDEIEHTDNHKIKKTSYSNQMLPHGSGNNETLYFLRNYKKYQELTDKDWDDIKNNIIKL